From one Marinobacter sp. LV10MA510-1 genomic stretch:
- a CDS encoding TIGR01244 family sulfur transferase: MDLRKINDRISVAPQIQIADLPAIAGLGFKTLVANRPDGEEPGQPLMAGIEEAAREQGLQFVYMPVASGNISDDDVERFGAMIRTADAPVLAFCRSGTRCTVLWALSSAGETPAKEIFEKAQGAGYDISGIAPRLAQQAQKKG, encoded by the coding sequence ATGGACCTCAGAAAAATTAATGACCGTATTTCGGTAGCACCGCAGATTCAGATAGCCGACCTACCCGCCATAGCGGGCCTGGGCTTCAAAACTCTGGTCGCCAATCGCCCGGATGGCGAAGAGCCAGGCCAGCCGCTCATGGCCGGCATCGAGGAAGCCGCCCGTGAGCAAGGCTTGCAATTTGTATACATGCCGGTGGCCTCTGGCAATATCAGCGATGATGACGTGGAACGCTTCGGCGCAATGATCCGCACAGCCGACGCCCCCGTACTGGCTTTCTGCCGCTCCGGAACTCGCTGTACCGTTCTGTGGGCGCTCAGCTCGGCTGGTGAAACTCCGGCAAAGGAAATATTCGAAAAAGCCCAAGGCGCCGGCTACGACATCAGCGGCATTGCGCCACGGCTGGCTCAGCAGGCTCAGAAAAAGGGCTGA